A portion of the Jaculus jaculus isolate mJacJac1 chromosome 5, mJacJac1.mat.Y.cur, whole genome shotgun sequence genome contains these proteins:
- the LOC123460782 gene encoding uncharacterized protein LOC123460782: protein MAAARGSWQKHGLQHACVPEPFPARVHTTVRQRGSGRGTEAGRKLRRGCESKGPSFQRSRGAGWMDVETGDSGYTASRRTREIKPLFAGNDIPDGLAWANECLGIPRSFADSAGFSLPPALDRSATADFKPCELSSPGSDGYGKTVFWIRPLPSSCRFEVVKRNQPPTRTPVRHSRKVSDPASTTGKAGPWPPLWAARLVLGPRGK, encoded by the exons ATGGCCGCAGCCCGTGGCTCTTGGCAAAAACACGGCCTGCAACACGCGTGCGTTCCGGAGCCCTTTCCTGCACGCGTGCACACCACCGTCCGGCAGCGTGGAAGTGGACGCgggactgaggcaggaaggaagcTGCGCAGAGGCTGCGAATCTAAGGGTCCCAGCTTCCAGAGGAGCAGGGGG GCCGGGTGGATGGACGTAGAGACGGGCGACTCGGGCTACACAGCGAGCAGGAGAACCCGAGAGATCAAGCCCCTATTCGCTGGGAATGACATCCCGGACGGGCTCGCTTGGGCGAACGAATGCCTGGGAATCCCTCGGAGCTTTGCAGATTCAGCTGGATTTTCGTTGCCTCCGGCACTGGACAGAAGTGCGACGGCCGATTTCAAGCCCTGTGAGCTGAGCAGTCCAGGATCCGATGGCTATGGCAAGACTGTGTTCTGGATCCGACCTCTGCCCAGTTCATGCCGTTTCGAAGTGGTCAAACGAAATCAGCCCCCTACCCGCACCCCAGTGCGCCACAGCAGGAAGGTCTCGGACCCAGCCTCGACCACAGGGAAGGCTGGTCCATGGCCCCCTCTCTGGGCCGCACGCTTGGTCCTCGGGCCACGAGGGAAGTAA